One segment of Purpureocillium takamizusanense chromosome 7, complete sequence DNA contains the following:
- a CDS encoding uncharacterized protein (COG:L~EggNog:ENOG503NX3G): MSIPLTRLGGRALHSGDNDDVEREYDRLRDAARAEAAKRNSCFERSKQAYNSGDGAGAKELSNQGKMHDRKMDELNQQAADYIFRENNAPGKVQGDQIDLHGLFVEEAERILEQRIRADQARGQTHLHAIVGKGNHSTGHVQKIKPKVEELCRELGLRYTTEDNAGRIYINLQGGEPIPPPQQHHGGGGGGGGQHGYPGGQQQQQQPHHGGQHGGQQQHHGGQNQQQDEIAQLVEKALPRILRKLEKACCVVM; encoded by the exons ATGTCTATCCCCTTGACGAGACTGGGCGGCCGAG CCCTGCACTCTGGCGACaatgacgacgtcgagcgcgagTACGACCGCCTGCGAgatgcggcgcgcgccgaggccgcgaaGCGCAACTCGTGCTTCGAGCGG TCCAAGCAGGCGTACAactcgggcgacggcgccggcgcaaaGGAGCTCTCCAACCAGGGCAAGATGCACGACCGCAAGATGGACGAGCTCAACCAGCAGGCGGCCGACTACATCTTCCGCGAGAACAACGCCCCCGGCAAGGTCCAAGGCGACCAGATCGACCTGCACGGTCTcttcgtcgaggaggcggagcgcatcctcgagcagcgcATCCGCGCCGACCAGGCCCGCGGCCAGACGCACCTgcacgccatcgtcggcaagggcaacCACTCGACGGGCCACGTGCAAAAGATCAAgcccaaggtcgaggagctgtgccgcgagctcggcctccGGTACACCACCGAGGACAACGCCGGCCGGATATACATCAAcctgcagggcggcgagccgatcccgcccccccagcagcaccatggcggcggcggcggcggcggcggccaacaTGGGTACCCTGgcggacagcagcagcagcagcagccgcatcACGGAggccagcacggcgggcagcagcagcaccacggcggacagaaccagcagcaggacgagaTTGCGCAGCTTGTCGAAAAGGCGCTGCCGCGGATCCTGCGCAAGCTGGAGAAGGCTTGCTGCGTCGTCATGTGA
- a CDS encoding uncharacterized protein (EggNog:ENOG503PIN4) yields MTSAGCKTFPKFRELPMEIQDHIWELAGHAHPHPKFYPGAQFFTIYNTITDDDTAIAHPKTQGDPWKYRLAAPTAAVDPRAPELSAYLIDSGLWLACRSSYKAVGRNYMWERTSDLKVKLASAGTEDEGMTALWEFSLYCPREVRFEKTPDTGRSLHWACPLVDLVVLQPHKYGSITFFELGSYLPVMFNYPITARDLRVRDVALELRPEWIRDGRQGNEAAFTLLEGAARWRAADWAQDIWLIDYGIKRIAGAPLRSDRRRFIGNRCRFVEVRLKDAQWEFSTVVDSYNLVRRLAIPNLQWPHRVNRFQESMYRQRLWGVLACVMDDE; encoded by the coding sequence ATGACTTCGGCGGGATGCAAGACGTTCCCAAAGTTCCGGGAGTTGCCCATGGAGATTCAGGACCATATATGGGAACTGGCCGGCCACGCACATCCCCACCCCAAGTTCTATCCGGGCGCGCAATTCTTCACCATCTACAACAccatcaccgacgacgacactgCCATTGCCCACCCCAAGACCCAGGGCGACCCCTGGAAGTACCGCCTCgcggccccgacggccgccgtcgaccccCGCGCCCCGGAGCTGTCGGCCTACCTCATCGACTCGGGCCTCTGGCTGGCGTGCCGCAGCTCGTACAAGGCGGTAGGGCGCAATTACATGTGGGAGCGCACCTCGGACCTCAAGGTAAAGCTCGCCAGTGCCGgcaccgaggacgagggcatgACGGCGCTGTGGGAGTTTAGTCTGTACTGTCCCAGGGAGGTCCGGTTCGAGAAGACGCCCGATACCGGCCGGTCCCTGCACTGGGCGTGTCCGCtggtcgacctcgtcgtcctgcagcCGCACAAATACGGCTCCATCACCTTCTTCGAGCTTGGCTCCTACCTGCCCGTCATGTTCAACTATCCGATTACGGCCAGGGATCTCCGCGTGAGGGACGTCGCGCTGGAGCTTCGTCCCGAGTGgatccgcgacggccgccagggcAACGAGGCCGCCTTCACTCTCCTCGAGGGGGCGGCgagatggcgggcggccgactGGGCCCAAGACATCTGGCTCATCGACTACGGCATCAAGCGCATCGCGGGCGCGCCTCTCCGCTCCGATAGGCGACGCTTCATCGGCAACAGGTGCCGGTTCGTCGAGGTGCGGCTCAAGGACGCACAATGGGAGTTTTcgaccgtcgtcgactcATACAACCTTGTCAGGCGGCTCGCGATCCCGAACCTCCAATGGCCGCACCGTGTCAATCGCTTCCAGGAGTCAATGTATCGCCAGAGGCTGTGGGGCGTCCTCGCCTGcgtcatggacgacgagTAG
- a CDS encoding uncharacterized protein (COG:I~EggNog:ENOG503NZ9U): MADTVLVSKTEEGITTITINRPHRRNAVDPPTAKLLAAAFANFDRDESQKVCVLHGAGDTFCAGFDLHALSEGRAEQQPSHHKQPPTATASTTTGKGETAEPLPPPVFQEYTPDADAHRRGDNAAPMGPSRMQTSKPIIAAVAGHAVAGGLELSLLADLRVADEDAVFGVFCRRWGVPLIDGGTVRLQAVVGLGRALDMVLTGRPVGAPEALHSGLVNRVVPRGEALREAVALARQLLRFPQRCMRVDRASCYYAAYGARDFEDAMRFEFEHGVQVVAEESVDGAARFSRGAGRHGDFGGGGDGGGEGGDGAKSKM, encoded by the coding sequence atggccgacacCGTGCTTGTGAGCAAgaccgaggagggcatcaccaccatcaccatcaaccgcccgcaccgccgaAACGCCGTCGACCCGCCCACGGcgaagctcctcgccgccgcgtttgCCAACTTTGACCGCGATGAGAGCCAAAAGGTGTGCGTCCTGCACGGCGCCGGAGACACCTTTTGCGCCGGGTTCGACCTGCACGCGCTGTCCGAGGGACgagccgagcagcagccttcACACCACAAACAGCCACCCACTGCTACTgcttccaccaccaccggcaaAGGAGAGACAGCAgagccactgccgccgcccgtgttCCAAGAGTACACGCCCGACGCAGACGCCCACCGGCGCGGCGACAACGCAGCGCCCATGGGCCCCTCGCGGATGCAAACCTCCAAGCCCATcatcgcggccgtcgcgggccaCGCCGTGGCAGGCGGGCTCGAGCTCTCCCTGCTGGCGGACCTGcgcgtggccgacgaggacgccgtctTCGGCGTCTTctgccggcgctggggcgtgccgctcatcgacggcggcacggtgcgcctgcaggccgtcgtgggcctcggccgcgccctcgacatgGTGCTGACGGGGCGGCCCGTGGGCGCGCCCGAGGCCCTGCACTCGGGGCTCGTGAATCGCGTCGtcccccgcggcgaggccctgcgcgaggccgtggcgctggcgaggcagctgctgcgcttcCCCCAGCGGTGCATGCGCGTCGACCGCGCGAGCTGCTACTACGCGGCGTACGGCGCGCGCGATTTCGAGGACGCGATGCGCTTCGAGTTCGAACACGGCGTGCaggtcgtggccgaggagagcgtcgacggcgcggccaggTTCAGCCgcggggccggccggcatggcgactttggcggcggcggtgacggcggcggcgaaggcggcgacggggcgaAGTCCAAGATGTGA
- a CDS encoding uncharacterized protein (TransMembrane:7 (o12-31i43-60o72-93i114-134o154-174i186-211o217-242i)~EggNog:ENOG503P4MA), whose product MGRPLDNYDHIAIASIAIWSLFLIGGVFLCIKHGFKKSSGWRYLIILSLARIIGDALRLATISDPTNEGLYIGWMTLNGLGLGPLILVLLGLLDRVFDSINRQGHVVVKPLYQRVLGVLMLVGIILLIVGGTQSDFHVGADGRPSIDYSAASKAGTGIFVAATALLCLEALLAFRNQGYVSQGEHRIILGVLASLPFVVARLAYSCLLVFGGVSSSVWLYLGLLVIMEMVVVLVCEVLGFTLDKAPPMPPKDDQEMQLRERESR is encoded by the coding sequence ATGGGCCGGCCTCTCGACAACTACGACCacatcgccatcgcctccaTCGCGATATGGtccctcttcctcatcggcggcgtcttcctcTGCATCAAGCACGGCTTCAAAAAGTCGAGCGGCTGGCGCTacctcatcatcctctccCTGGCCCGCATCATCGGggacgcgctgcgcctggCCACCATCTCGGACCCGACCAACGAGGGCCTCTACATCGGCTGGATGACGCtcaacggcctcggcctcgggccccTGATACTCGTGCTCCTAGGCCTGCTCGACCGCGTCTTCGACTCCATCAACCGCCAgggccacgtcgtcgtcaagcccCTGTACCAGCGCGTGCTCGGCGTCCTCATgctcgtcggcatcatcctgctcatcgtcggcggcacccaGTCCGACttccacgtcggcgccgacggccgccccaGCATCGACTactccgccgccagcaaggccggcacgggcatcttcgtcgccgccaccgccctgctgtgcctcgaggccctcctcgcgTTCCGGAACCAGGGCTACGTCTCCCAGGGCGAGCACcgcatcatcctcggcgtcctcgcctcgctgccctttgtcgtcgcccgcctcgcctaCTCGTGCCTCTTGGTCTTTGGCGGCGTCTCCTCCTCTGTCTGGCTGTACCTGGGCCTGCTCGTCATCATGGAGATGGTGGTCGTGCTCGTCTGCGAGGTGCTCGGCTTCACGCTTGacaaggcgccgccgatgccgccaaagGACGACCAGGAGatgcagctgcgcgagcggGAGTCGCGCTAG
- the KTI12 gene encoding kti12, chromatin associated (COG:F~BUSCO:EOG09263L9T~EggNog:ENOG503NVJV), giving the protein MPLIIVTGLPSSGKSTRAKQLYDYLAQRITPADSSTPAKYRLHLISDDSLSISRAVYDLSPSKVPAHTRSANASEKDARAALYGAVKRVLSDKDFVILDGLNYIKGWRYQLHCEAKAMRTPNCILQVGCAPDRARRVNQERLRKRQQPDAEKQDDDVIPEGDATEAYDPGNWDNLVFRYEEPNPMTRWDSPLFTVIWEDDEAQTRKTFDSLWDAMAGDAKPVVRPNQSTERRGRDAGGDYLYMLERETQDIVKRILDQQAADGSSAEVVVPLSAPGKPDLVVELPPGKKLGVPQLQRLRRAFVALNRGGIGLDSVANMAADGLRETFVKYLNDAFENDE; this is encoded by the exons ATGCCA ctcatcatcgtcacggGGCTCCCGTCCTCGGGCAAGAGCACGCGCGCAAAGCAGCTCTACGACTACCTCGCCCAGCGCATCACCCCGGCCGACTCTTCCACTCCCGCCAAGTACCGCCTGCATCTGATATCCGACGATTCCCTCTCCATCTCCCGCGCCGTGTACGACCTCTCTCCCTCCAAAGTCCCTGCCCACACCCGCTCCGCCAATGCCTCCGAAAAggatgcccgcgccgccctttACGGCGCTGTCAAGCGCGTCCTCTCCGACAAGGACTTTGTCATCCTTGACGGCCTGAACTACATAAAGGGCTGGCGGTACCAGCTGCACTGCGAGGCCAAAGCCATGCGCACCCCCAACTGCATCCTGCAGGTCGGATGCGCCCCCGACAGGGCCCGCCGCGTCAACCAAGAGCGCCTGCGGAAGCGGCAACAGCCTGACGCCGAGaagcaagacgacgacgtgatacccgagggcgacgcgacAGAGGCCTACGATCCGGGGAACTGGGACAACCTGGTGTTCCGCTACGAGGAGCCCAACCCCATGACGCGCTGGGACAGCCCCCTGTTCACCGTCATAtgggaagacgacgaggctcagACGCGCAAGACGTTTGACTCGCTGTGggacgccatggccggcgacgccaagcCCGTGGTGCGGCCAAACCAGTCCACggagcgccgaggccgggacgcgggcggcgactaCCTCTATATGCTCGAGCGCGAGACGCAGGACATTGTCAAGAGGATACTCGACcagcaggcggccgacggcagcagcgcagaGGTTGTCGTGCCGCTGAGCGCGCCAGGTAAGCCGGACctggtcgtcgagctgccgccgggcaagaagctcggcgtgccgcagctgcagcgcctgcgcAGGGCCTTTGTCGCGCTGAACCGCGGCGGCATTGGCCTCGACTCGGTGGCCaacatggcggcggacggcctGAGGGAGACGTTTGTAAAGTACCTCAACGATGCGTTCGAAAATGACGAATAA